From Terriglobia bacterium, one genomic window encodes:
- a CDS encoding class I SAM-dependent RNA methyltransferase — MQLTIEKLVYGGDGLARTDQGVVFVPRTAIGDVVEVEITEKKKDYSSARITRLLEPSPDRQTPTCPNFETEGCCHWQHIRYARQLDYKESIIRETLKRVGHLDWDGEIHRITGPDLNYRLRATFHVFDRKLGFVNGPIQQCASLVPELNAFIPTVDAGEAAEVQALSAPEVVASFVLPSGNIERSRRATIEVDGFHYRVTADTFFQANRFLLAPFIKEVAQYAEGRVLELYSGVGFFTIPMAQTAKEVIAIESNRAAARQARDNAAANKTWSVRFVEGQADATLRGAALEPDVVVLDPPRSGCGLKVADQIAAMKPRRVVYISCNPATFAREAAKFGTLKKLTMVDQFPNTYHIELIGVFEA, encoded by the coding sequence ATGCAGCTAACCATCGAAAAACTTGTCTACGGCGGTGACGGCCTGGCCCGCACCGATCAGGGGGTCGTGTTCGTTCCCCGCACGGCGATCGGCGACGTGGTCGAGGTTGAAATCACGGAGAAGAAGAAAGACTACTCCAGCGCACGCATCACCCGGCTGCTCGAGCCATCTCCCGACCGGCAGACCCCGACCTGCCCCAACTTCGAGACCGAAGGCTGTTGTCACTGGCAGCACATCCGGTATGCCAGACAGCTCGATTACAAAGAATCCATCATCCGCGAGACGTTGAAGCGCGTCGGCCATCTCGACTGGGACGGTGAGATCCATCGCATCACCGGTCCCGATCTCAACTATCGTCTTCGCGCAACGTTTCATGTGTTCGACCGCAAGCTCGGATTCGTCAATGGTCCGATTCAACAATGCGCATCGCTTGTGCCGGAGCTGAACGCGTTCATCCCCACCGTCGATGCGGGCGAAGCGGCAGAAGTTCAGGCGCTCAGCGCGCCTGAGGTGGTGGCGAGTTTCGTACTGCCTTCAGGGAATATCGAGCGATCCAGACGCGCGACCATCGAAGTGGACGGCTTCCACTATCGCGTGACGGCCGACACATTCTTCCAGGCGAATCGATTCCTGCTCGCGCCTTTCATCAAAGAGGTGGCGCAATACGCCGAAGGGCGTGTTCTCGAGCTCTATTCCGGCGTTGGATTTTTCACAATCCCGATGGCGCAGACCGCGAAAGAGGTCATTGCGATCGAATCGAATCGCGCGGCGGCGCGCCAGGCCCGGGACAATGCGGCGGCGAACAAGACGTGGTCGGTGCGGTTCGTCGAGGGGCAAGCCGATGCCACCCTTCGCGGGGCGGCGCTGGAGCCGGATGTGGTAGTCCTCGACCCTCCGCGAAGTGGATGTGGGCTCAAAGTGGCGGACCAAATCGCCGCCATGAAACCGAGGCGGGTGGTTTACATTTCATGTAATCCGGCGACTTTTGCACGGGAGGCGGCGAAGTTCGGGACGCTGAAGAAGCTGACCATGGTCGATCAGTTTCCCAACACGTATCACATCGAGCTTATTGGGGTTTTTGAAGCTTAA